Proteins encoded together in one Drosophila albomicans strain 15112-1751.03 chromosome 2R, ASM965048v2, whole genome shotgun sequence window:
- the LOC117574597 gene encoding acyl-CoA Delta-9 desaturase isoform X1: protein MVIWVTHLLKILSLQQITITMCLSTPTPPKSGQSNGTCCLTPEAMCSNATNNNNNNDNSNNNNNNNNTDQTDTQLKHRSHATDAKQNKTKEQADTDDNLGYKEENAVYKEYADKAHQIAKEAEQQKEEVEEEYHPQIRWPDLGAQTFLHVGALYGAYLLFYAKFYTFLWAAVLIFVSGIGITAGAHRLWSHKSYNASLPLRIVLAFMFSIAGQRDAYTWALDHRIHHKFSETDADPHNVNRGFFFAHVGWLFLTPHPKVIAKRKVIDMSDLEADAVVMFQRKYYIPLFALCSIILPVVVPWYFWQEDLWMSFWINFTMRFTWTLNVAFFVNSVAHMYGNKPYDKNISSVEVPVVSFLAMGEGWHNYHHVFPWDYKTGEFGNYTLNITTGFIDLCARLGLASGRKSVSPDMVKRRAAKCGDGSRFLSDEYAHKNQVWGFGDRDLPCEDIVELAKMQN from the exons ATGGTGATTTGGGTTACTCATCTGTTGAAAATTCTATCCTTACAGCAGATCACGATCACGATGTGCCTTTCAACGCCCACGCCCCCAAAGAGTGGACAGAGCAACGGCACTTGTTGCCTCACTCCCGAAGCCATGTGCAGCAatgcaaccaacaacaacaacaataatgacaacagcaacaacaacaataataataacaacacgGATCAAACTGATACTCAGCTGAAACACAGAAGCCATGCCACAGAtgctaaacaaaacaaaaccaaagaACAAGCCGATACAGATGATAATTTGGGCTACAAAGAGGAGAACGCAGTGTACAAAGAGTACGCCGACAAGGCTCACCAGATCGCCAAGGAGGCTGAACAGCAGAAAGAAGAAGTGGAAGAGGAATACCATCCGCAGATCAGATGGCCCGATCTTGGGGCACAAACCTTTTTGCACGTTGGCGCCCTCTATGGTGCCTATCTGCTGTTCTACGCCAAGTTCTACACATTCCTTTGGG CTGCTGTGTTAATTTTTGTCTCGGGAATTGGCATTACGGCTGGAGCACATCGTCTGTGGTCTCACAAGTCTTACAATGCATCGCTGCCACTGCGCATTGTCTTGGCCTTCATGTTCTCCATTGCGGGACAG CGCGATGCTTATACCTGGGCCCTGGATCATAGAATACATCACAAATTCTCCGAGACGGATGCCGATCCGCACAACGTGAATCGCGGCTTCTTCTTTGCCCACGTTGGCTGGCTCTTTCTCACGCCGCATCCCAAGGTGATTGCCAAGCGCAAGGTGATCGATATGTCCGATCTGGAGGCCGATGCGGTTGTCATGTTCCAacgcaaatattatataccgCTCTTTGCGCTCTGCTCCATCATCTTGCCCGTGGTGGTGCCCTGGTATTTCTGGCAGGAGGATCTCTGGATGTCTTTCTGGATCAACTTCACTATGCGCTTCACCTGGACTCTGAATGTGGCTTTCTTTGTGAACAGCGTGGCGCATATGTACGGCAACAAACCATACGACAA AAACATCTCATCCGTCGAAGTGCCAGTTGTTTCGTTCCTCGCCATGGGCGAGGGCTGGCACAACTATCATCATGTGTTCCCCTGGGACTACAAGACCGGCGAGTTCGGCAACTACACGCTGAACATTACCACCGGCTTCATTGACTTGTGTGCACGCCTCGGCTTGGCCAGTGGAC GCAAATCGGTATCGCCTGACATGGTGAAGCGTCGTGCTGCCAAGTGTGGAGATGGCTCGCGTTTCCTCAGCGATGAGTATGCCCACAAGAATCAGGTCTGGGGCTTTGGGGATCGCGATCTGCCATGCGAGGATATTGTCGAGCTGGCCAAGATGCAGAATTAG
- the LOC117575960 gene encoding cecropin-C-like yields the protein MNFCKIFVFVALIMAISVGQSEAGWLKKLGKRIERIGQHTRDATIQTLGIAQQAATVVATVKG from the exons ATGAACTTCTGCAAGATCTTCGTCTTTGTCGCCCTCATCATGGCCATCAGTGTCGGACAATCTGAGGCTGGATGGCTCAAGAAACTCGGCAAGAGAATT GAACGCATTGGCCAGCACACTCGGGATGCCACTATCCAGACTCTGGGAATTGCTCAACAAGCTGCAACTGTGGTTGCCACAGTAAAAGGATAA
- the LOC117574682 gene encoding cecropin-2, translating into MNFYKVFIFVALVLAISMGQSEAGWLKKIGKKIERVGQHTRDATIQGLGIAQQAANVAATARG; encoded by the coding sequence ATGAACTTCTACAAGGTCTTTATCTTCGTTGCCCTCGTTCTGGCCATCAGCATGGGACAATCTGAGGCCGGATGGTTAAAGAAGATTGGGAAGAAAATTGAACGTGTTGGCCAGCACACTCGGGATGCGACAATCCAAGGATTGGGAATTGCTCAGCAAGCAGCtaatgtggcagccacagccagGGGTTAA
- the LOC117574597 gene encoding acyl-CoA Delta-9 desaturase isoform X2 yields MCLSTPTPPKSGQSNGTCCLTPEAMCSNATNNNNNNDNSNNNNNNNNTDQTDTQLKHRSHATDAKQNKTKEQADTDDNLGYKEENAVYKEYADKAHQIAKEAEQQKEEVEEEYHPQIRWPDLGAQTFLHVGALYGAYLLFYAKFYTFLWAAVLIFVSGIGITAGAHRLWSHKSYNASLPLRIVLAFMFSIAGQRDAYTWALDHRIHHKFSETDADPHNVNRGFFFAHVGWLFLTPHPKVIAKRKVIDMSDLEADAVVMFQRKYYIPLFALCSIILPVVVPWYFWQEDLWMSFWINFTMRFTWTLNVAFFVNSVAHMYGNKPYDKNISSVEVPVVSFLAMGEGWHNYHHVFPWDYKTGEFGNYTLNITTGFIDLCARLGLASGRKSVSPDMVKRRAAKCGDGSRFLSDEYAHKNQVWGFGDRDLPCEDIVELAKMQN; encoded by the exons ATGTGCCTTTCAACGCCCACGCCCCCAAAGAGTGGACAGAGCAACGGCACTTGTTGCCTCACTCCCGAAGCCATGTGCAGCAatgcaaccaacaacaacaacaataatgacaacagcaacaacaacaataataataacaacacgGATCAAACTGATACTCAGCTGAAACACAGAAGCCATGCCACAGAtgctaaacaaaacaaaaccaaagaACAAGCCGATACAGATGATAATTTGGGCTACAAAGAGGAGAACGCAGTGTACAAAGAGTACGCCGACAAGGCTCACCAGATCGCCAAGGAGGCTGAACAGCAGAAAGAAGAAGTGGAAGAGGAATACCATCCGCAGATCAGATGGCCCGATCTTGGGGCACAAACCTTTTTGCACGTTGGCGCCCTCTATGGTGCCTATCTGCTGTTCTACGCCAAGTTCTACACATTCCTTTGGG CTGCTGTGTTAATTTTTGTCTCGGGAATTGGCATTACGGCTGGAGCACATCGTCTGTGGTCTCACAAGTCTTACAATGCATCGCTGCCACTGCGCATTGTCTTGGCCTTCATGTTCTCCATTGCGGGACAG CGCGATGCTTATACCTGGGCCCTGGATCATAGAATACATCACAAATTCTCCGAGACGGATGCCGATCCGCACAACGTGAATCGCGGCTTCTTCTTTGCCCACGTTGGCTGGCTCTTTCTCACGCCGCATCCCAAGGTGATTGCCAAGCGCAAGGTGATCGATATGTCCGATCTGGAGGCCGATGCGGTTGTCATGTTCCAacgcaaatattatataccgCTCTTTGCGCTCTGCTCCATCATCTTGCCCGTGGTGGTGCCCTGGTATTTCTGGCAGGAGGATCTCTGGATGTCTTTCTGGATCAACTTCACTATGCGCTTCACCTGGACTCTGAATGTGGCTTTCTTTGTGAACAGCGTGGCGCATATGTACGGCAACAAACCATACGACAA AAACATCTCATCCGTCGAAGTGCCAGTTGTTTCGTTCCTCGCCATGGGCGAGGGCTGGCACAACTATCATCATGTGTTCCCCTGGGACTACAAGACCGGCGAGTTCGGCAACTACACGCTGAACATTACCACCGGCTTCATTGACTTGTGTGCACGCCTCGGCTTGGCCAGTGGAC GCAAATCGGTATCGCCTGACATGGTGAAGCGTCGTGCTGCCAAGTGTGGAGATGGCTCGCGTTTCCTCAGCGATGAGTATGCCCACAAGAATCAGGTCTGGGGCTTTGGGGATCGCGATCTGCCATGCGAGGATATTGTCGAGCTGGCCAAGATGCAGAATTAG
- the LOC117575184 gene encoding 40S ribosomal protein S7 — protein sequence MAIGSKIIKPGGSDPDEFEKSIAQALVELEANSDLKPYLRDLHITRAREIEFGSKKAVIIYVPIPQQKIFQKIQIILVRELEKKFSGKHVVVIGERKILPKPTRKARNPLKQKRPRSRTLTAVYDAILEDLVFPAEIVGKRVRVKLDGSQLVKVHLDKNQQTTIEHKVDTFTSVYKKLTGRDVTFEFPDNYLNV from the exons ATGGCTATCGGCTCCAAGATTATCAAGCCCGGCGGCTCAGACCCCGATGAGTTCGAGAAGTCGATTGCCCAGGCGCTCGTTGAGCTTGAGGCCAACAGCGACCTGAAGCCCTACCTCCGTGATTTGCACATCACTCGTGCACGCGAGATTGAGTTCGGCAGCAAGAAG GCCGTCATCATCTACGTGCCCATTCCACAGCAGAAGATTTTCCAGAAGATCCAGATCATCCTGGTCCGCGAGTTGGAGAAGAAATTCTCCGGCAAGCACGTTGTGGTTATTGGCGAGCGCAAGATTCTGCCCAAGCCAACGCGCAAGGCCCGCAACCCATTGAAACAGAAGCGTCCACGCTCGCGCACTCTGACCGCTGTGTACGATGCCATTCTTGAGGATCTGGTCTTCCCCGCTGAAATTGTGGGCAAGCGCGTCCGCGTCAAGCTGGACGGTTCTCAGCTGGTCAAGGTGCACTTGGACAAGAACCAGCAGACCACCATTGAACACAAA GTTGACACCTTCACATCGGTCTACAAGAAGCTCACTGGCCGCGATGTTACCTTCGAATTCCCAGACAACTACCTGAATGTCTAG
- the LOC117574599 gene encoding acyl-CoA Delta-9 desaturase yields the protein MGSTSQAKASKDILSSEADFKKRDAVWPLVLFYIHVYILGTTGIYIAWTGASWSTILFTALTTLLGILGVTVGVHRLWAHRTFTATAPLRLFLMLCQTMAGQGSIYSRVQAHRLHHAKFHQDEDPYYSKLGFLHAQLHGNLFRYSRQQEQLLIEIDMSDIESDKIVMFQKRFYVLLYIVLNVLLPLNTPFQYFGETFGVAMFVGFWLRSLIVLNVGDLVNSSHFVWRIQKDFKPTDSNSIFFITKSFWPQFHYLLPNDYQSGEFGDYAKGTGTAMIRVFAALNLAKDLRTISSVAVRKGLVMAVETKRPIVECIEEQVKLEKLPENHFLNREKFM from the exons ATGGGATCCACGAGTCAAGCGAAAGCCAGCAAGGATATCTTGTCTTCGGAGGCCGATTTCAAGAAAAGAGATGCCGTCTGGCCGTTGGTCTTGTTCTACATCCATGTCTACATTCTGGGTACAACGGGCATTTATATAGCCTGGACAGGCGCCTCATGGTCCACAATTTTATTCA CTGCACTGACCACATTGTTGGGCATTTTGGGCGTCACTGTGGGCGTGCATCGACTGTGGGCACATCGCACTTTCACTGCCACGGCACCGCTGCGTTTATTCCTCATGCTCTGCCAAACGATGGCTGGTCAG GGCTCGATCTACAGTCGCGTTCAGGCGCATCGCTTACATCACGCTAAGTTCCATCAGGATGAGGATCCGTATTACAGCAAATTGGGTTTTCTGCACGCTCAGCTGCATGGCAATCTGTTTCGTTATTCGCGTCAGCAAGAACAATTGCTGATCGAAATCGACATGTCTGACATTGAAAGCGACAAGATTGTGATGTTCCAGAAACG CTTTTATGTGCTACTCTACATTGTGCTCAATGTGCTGTTGCCCCTGAATACTCCCTTCCAATACTTTGGCGAAACCTTTGGCGTTGCCATGTTCGTTGGCTTCTGGCTGCGCAGTTTGATAGTGTTAAatgtgggcgatttggtcaaCTCATCGCACTTTGTCTGGCGCATTCAGAAGGACTTTAAGCCCACCGATTCGAATAGCATTTTCTTCATTACGAAATCGTTTTGGCCACAGTTCCATTATCTGCTGCCTAACGACTATCAGAGCGGCGAGTTTGGTGACTATGCCAAGGGAACGGGCACCGCAATGATTCGTGTGTTTGCTGCCCTCAATTTGGCCAAGGATCTGCGCACCATTTCCTCGGTGGCAGTGCGCAAAGGTTTGGTCATGGCTGTGGAGACGAAGCGGCCGATAGTCGAGTGCATTGAGGAGCAGGTGAAGCTGGAGAAGTTGCCGGAAAATCACTTTCTCAATCGTGAAAAGTTCATGTGA